TCCTGGCAAGAAATTAGCTATACCAACAGCGACAACTACGATATCTGCTTGCTTCGTAAACTCTTCAATATTCTTGGTTCTTGAATGACAATAAGTCACCGTAGCATGTTCATTCAAAAGCATTTGTCCAACGGGTTTACCCACGATATTACTTCTCCCAATGATAACGGCATTTTTCCCGGAAATGTTTATATCAGAAGTTTTAATCAATTCGAGAATTCCTGCTGGTGTACATGGTAAGAAACAATCTTGTTGAGTCATCATTCTCCCAATATTAATCGGATGAAATCCATCAACATCTTTTTCGGGAGAAATTTTCTCAATCACTTTCGTTTCGTCAATATGAGCAGGTAAAGGTAATTGTACTAAAATCCCATCTACCATATTGTCGTTATTATATCGATCAATTAATTGCAACAAAGTAGCCTCTGTAGTTCCTTCATCCAAATGTTCTAAGGTAAAGTCCACTCCTGTTTCTTCTGCGGCTTTTTTCTTTCCTTTTATGTATGATAAAGAGGCCGGATCATTCCCGACTAAAATGATGATTAATTTAGGGACAACCCCTTGTGAACGAATTTCTTCGACCTTTTTCTTTAATTGAGTTCTCTTATCCTTTGCTACATCTTTCCCACTTATGATTGTTGCTGACATTAAACAGTTCCCCCTAGTTTGAATGGTTTTTATATTTAGTTTATAGTTTCACTAATACTAGATAAAACTCCATTAATAAATCGACTGGATTTGTCATCACCAAAAGTTTTTGCTAATTCTATGGCCTCATTTATGGAAACGTTCGCTGGTACATTTTCTACATACTTCATTTCAAAAACAGCCACTCTTAAAATCGATCGATCTACATTTGCTATTCGATTAATGGTCCCAATCTTTCAAATGATTCGTAATCATTTGATCGATTTCTTGCTGATGTTCAATCGCACCAAAGACAAGTCTGGAAAAAAAATCGTCTCCTTCTTGTCCATCTAGGGCATATTCAATCGCTTTTTTCGGTTCAATTTGTGAAACATCATATTGAAATAAAGCTTGGAATGCTTTTTCTCTTGCTGTTCTACGTTTCATGTTCATAATACTCCTTCTTCTCTGTAAATGTACTAAATAGAATATATCACAATTAGACACCGTTAGCACACACGTGGGTTATTATCTTGAAACAGAATAAAGCCCAACAGGAAATTTTCCCGTTAGGCTTTACGTGTTCTTTCGCTTTTCTTATTTACTCTTCTTCTTTGTCTTCCTCAGAAGAAGTTTCAAACTGCACACCTACAACATGAACATTTATTTCTTTTGTATCTAACGCTGTCATGTTTTTAAGGGACTGGCGAATATTCTCTTGAACCTTGCCTGCAACAGTCGGGATAGAAATGCCAAACTGAACCACACAATAAATATCAATCACAATTCCATCATCAGTTAAATCAACTTTGACACCTTTACCGTGATTCTTTAAACCAAAACGTTCGGCCACACCTGCAGCAAAGTTCCCTCTCATTTGCGCTAAACCTTCTACCTCATTTGATGCAATACCAGCAATGACTTCAATTACTTCAGGAGCAATCTCCACTTTACCAAGGCCTTCTTGACTCATCTCTAAAATATTTTCACTCAAGGTTTACTCCTCCTCCATAATATTATTTAACTCTAAAAATTTGGTATTATACTCATTACTTTTAAAGGAAGGATGATTAAAAAGTTTTAAATGAAAAGGAATCGTAGTTGGAACTCCTTCAATAACGTACTCACTCAAAGCACGCTTCATGCGGTCAATCGCTTCTTCTCTATTCTGACCATAAACGATCAATTTTGCAATCATTGAATCATAATAAGGCGGAATAGAATACCCCTGATACACAGCAGAATCTACCCTAACACCAAATCCACCTGGCGGTAAATACATTTCAATTTTACCAGGAGCCGGCATAAAGTTTTTATATGGGTTCTCTGCATTTATTCTACACTCTATTGCACAACCTGAAAAGGAAATGTCCTTTTGAGAATAGGAAAGAGGTTGACCTGAAGCGATCAAAATTTGTTCCTTAATTAAATCTACACCCGTGACAAGCTCAGTTACCGGATGCTCCACTTGTATCCTCGTATTCATTTCCATAAAGTAATACTTATTTTCTCGATAATCGAAAATAAATTCTACTGTTCCGGCACCCGTATACTGAACAGCTTTAGCCGCTTTAACAGCCGCGGCTCCCATATCTTCTCTTAGCTCAGAAGATAGCTTAGGAGATGGACTTTCTTCGACTAATTTTTGCAGACGACGTTGAATGGTACAATCTCTCTCTCCAAGGTGGATAGTTGATCCAAAATTATCTGCTAGTACTTGAACTTCAACATGGCGAAAATCTTCAATATACTTTTCAATATAGACACCAGGGTTCCCAAAAGCAGTGGCTGCTTCTTGTTGAGTAATGGCCATCCCTTTAATTAATTCTTCTTCATTTTTAGCTATTCGAATCCCTTTACCACCGCCACCAGCGGTCGCTTTAATAATAATGGGAAATCCTATTTTTACTGCGAGTGCAATAGCTTCATCATCACTTTCAACAATTCCTTTTGAACCGGGCACAACTGGAACACCAGCTTCTCTCATCGTTTCTCTTGCAACATCTTTTGTCCCCATTTTAGATATCGCTTGTGAAGTGGGGCCAATAAAAATGATGTTGCAATCATGGCAAAGTTCTGCAAAGTCAGCATTTTCAGCTAAGAAACCGTATCCGGGATGGATGGCGTTACAATTGGTTAGTTTAGCTACACTGACAATATTAGTTAAATTCAGGTAGCTCTCTTTAGACGATTGAGGACCAATACAGTATGCTTCATCTGCAATTTGAACATGTAGAGCATCTTTGTCAGCTTGAGAATATACAGCAACTGCTTCAATGCCTAGTTCTTTACACGCACGGATAATTCGAACAGCGATTTCTCCTCGATTTGCTATGAGTATTTTTTTGATCATCATTAAAACTCCCTTTATTCAGGCTTCACTAAAAATAATGGCTGACCGTATTCAAGCAGTTGACCATTCTCTACTAAGATTTCAACAATTTCTCCTTGAACCTCAGCTTCAATTTCGTTAAATAGCTTCATCGCTTCAATAATACAAACAACAGAATCCTTTTTTACTTTAGATCCTACTTTGACATAAGGCTCCGCTTCAGGTGAAGACGCTGAATAAAAGGTACCTACCATTGGTGAGGTAATCTCTTTCAAATTTTCTTCTGATCTCGCTATTTCCTTTTCTTTTGGTTGATTGTTTTCAACTGCTTTTGGTTGATTCGATTCGTTTTTTTCTTCAATAGGTGGAGTCGGTATTACTTCTTTCACTTGCTGTTGGGTAGCATTTTCACTTCTTAGGACCACTTCCCCTTTTTTCATTTTTACCGTTGTGCCTTCATTTTCATATGTAAATTCGTTAATCGTTGATTCATCAATTAGTTTGATAAGTTCTCGAATTTCTTGTACTTTTAACATTGCTTTGCACCCCTTTAAAGTATATGTAGGTTATTCGTTACTTCATGCATTTGTCGAGAATTTACCATATGTTTTGGAAAACTTATGGTAGTACATCAAAATCTTTTTTTGATAAAATTATAATCTAGTACTAAAGTCTACTACTATAACTACACTATACGATAACTACTTTTTAAACTCAAGAATAAAAAAACTTGTGTGTGTACCAACATCAAAGGTTTTATTAATTTTTGCTCTCTTTCCATTATAAGCTATTTTTTATTTTTTTTAAACGCTATCATTCCCAAGGTTTATTGATAATTTCATAAATAACTTCAACAAGAAAAAAACCGCATTTAGCGGTTTTTTTCTTAAAGTTCCATTAATTCCTATTACTTCTCAACTTCATATTGAACGGCTACATCTTGGATATCTTTTATTTCTGTTTTCACAAGCTGGATAATTTTATTTGCATCTGATTTTGATAGTTCATTAGACTTAACCGTTATACGTACATTGCCTTCACTTGCTCTTACAAGCGCTTCATCATACCCTTGTGACT
This portion of the Bacillus carboniphilus genome encodes:
- the folD gene encoding bifunctional methylenetetrahydrofolate dehydrogenase/methenyltetrahydrofolate cyclohydrolase FolD; the encoded protein is MSATIISGKDVAKDKRTQLKKKVEEIRSQGVVPKLIIILVGNDPASLSYIKGKKKAAEETGVDFTLEHLDEGTTEATLLQLIDRYNNDNMVDGILVQLPLPAHIDETKVIEKISPEKDVDGFHPINIGRMMTQQDCFLPCTPAGILELIKTSDINISGKNAVIIGRSNIVGKPVGQMLLNEHATVTYCHSRTKNIEEFTKQADIVVVAVGIANFLPGNAIKEGAIVIDVGVNRLESGKLCGDVHFEEASEHAGHITPVPGGVGPMTITMLISNTVKAAEKRARK
- a CDS encoding Asp23/Gls24 family envelope stress response protein: MSENILEMSQEGLGKVEIAPEVIEVIAGIASNEVEGLAQMRGNFAAGVAERFGLKNHGKGVKVDLTDDGIVIDIYCVVQFGISIPTVAGKVQENIRQSLKNMTALDTKEINVHVVGVQFETSSEEDKEEE
- the accC gene encoding acetyl-CoA carboxylase biotin carboxylase subunit, with the protein product MIKKILIANRGEIAVRIIRACKELGIEAVAVYSQADKDALHVQIADEAYCIGPQSSKESYLNLTNIVSVAKLTNCNAIHPGYGFLAENADFAELCHDCNIIFIGPTSQAISKMGTKDVARETMREAGVPVVPGSKGIVESDDEAIALAVKIGFPIIIKATAGGGGKGIRIAKNEEELIKGMAITQQEAATAFGNPGVYIEKYIEDFRHVEVQVLADNFGSTIHLGERDCTIQRRLQKLVEESPSPKLSSELREDMGAAAVKAAKAVQYTGAGTVEFIFDYRENKYYFMEMNTRIQVEHPVTELVTGVDLIKEQILIASGQPLSYSQKDISFSGCAIECRINAENPYKNFMPAPGKIEMYLPPGGFGVRVDSAVYQGYSIPPYYDSMIAKLIVYGQNREEAIDRMKRALSEYVIEGVPTTIPFHLKLFNHPSFKSNEYNTKFLELNNIMEEE
- the accB gene encoding acetyl-CoA carboxylase biotin carboxyl carrier protein codes for the protein MLKVQEIRELIKLIDESTINEFTYENEGTTVKMKKGEVVLRSENATQQQVKEVIPTPPIEEKNESNQPKAVENNQPKEKEIARSEENLKEITSPMVGTFYSASSPEAEPYVKVGSKVKKDSVVCIIEAMKLFNEIEAEVQGEIVEILVENGQLLEYGQPLFLVKPE